The proteins below come from a single Antricoccus suffuscus genomic window:
- a CDS encoding alpha/beta hydrolase, whose amino-acid sequence MLRRIRKVEGLESAVDHAIIASDGVRLAAYSLRPEGPVRLHIVLCHGFTNHSRRPQLVRIASRLESAGVAVTAFDFRGHGRSQGESSVGGDGELADLDAVVAHVRRTDPDAQVAVIGFSMGASVAIRHASLGQHRPDLLVSVSAVSRWYVRDSTSMRRVHWLLESRLGPVTSRLALRTRLGGPWATRPVPPIEAIAALQGIPTLLVHGDRDIYFGPDHARALQAAAPERPELWVVAGFGHAEGSMTAGLVDRIRGWLMRALDVDRTQHRLPGAVPARNSGASA is encoded by the coding sequence ATGCTACGTCGCATTAGGAAGGTCGAAGGCCTCGAATCCGCTGTTGACCATGCGATCATCGCTAGTGACGGCGTACGTCTCGCGGCGTACTCCTTGCGTCCGGAAGGCCCGGTACGGCTGCATATTGTGCTCTGCCACGGTTTCACCAACCACTCCAGGCGTCCTCAGCTCGTGCGGATCGCCAGCCGTCTTGAATCCGCTGGTGTCGCAGTCACGGCGTTCGACTTTCGCGGACACGGCCGCTCGCAGGGCGAGTCGTCGGTGGGCGGCGACGGGGAGCTGGCCGACCTTGACGCCGTCGTCGCGCACGTCCGGCGTACCGATCCGGATGCTCAGGTCGCGGTCATTGGGTTTTCGATGGGTGCCTCGGTCGCCATTCGGCACGCGTCCCTTGGGCAGCATCGACCCGACCTGCTGGTGTCGGTGAGCGCGGTCAGCCGCTGGTATGTGCGCGACAGTACGTCGATGCGCAGGGTGCATTGGCTGCTCGAGTCACGGCTCGGGCCAGTCACATCGCGGCTCGCACTCAGAACTCGTCTCGGCGGCCCGTGGGCGACTCGCCCGGTGCCGCCGATCGAAGCAATCGCGGCGTTACAGGGGATCCCAACACTGCTCGTGCACGGGGACCGGGATATCTACTTCGGGCCGGACCATGCCCGCGCTCTGCAGGCCGCCGCGCCCGAGCGGCCCGAGTTGTGGGTTGTCGCCGGCTTCGGTCACGCTGAGGGCTCCATGACGGCCGGTCTGGTCGACCGGATCAGGGGCTGGTTGATGCGGGCTCTCGACGTCGACCGCACGCAACATCGGTTGCCGGGCGCGGTGCCGGCACGCAACTCGGGTGCGTCTGCATGA
- a CDS encoding DUF2993 domain-containing protein, whose translation MKTLKVVGVLVVLLLIIAVIIDRVGVAVAESKIADVLQSKFDLTSSPNVDIHGFPVITQAIAGKYKSIDVTAKDVPVESLGSVDVAVNLRGLRLTLSDAIAGRMQDATADDLHARVTMSDDAIGKALGMKVKIGKLDSSTARLSISTTQAGITIPMEADVKVAVDGNNVALKLTQLKALKVPIPDFISSRIGNVLSSKLVLPKLTGGLKVTDVVVGNGSITAVAEGHDVPLGG comes from the coding sequence GTGAAAACGCTCAAGGTCGTTGGCGTGCTCGTCGTATTGCTGCTCATCATCGCGGTCATCATTGACCGGGTCGGCGTGGCGGTTGCCGAAAGCAAGATCGCAGACGTGCTGCAGTCGAAGTTCGACCTCACCAGTAGCCCGAACGTGGATATACACGGTTTTCCGGTCATAACCCAGGCGATCGCCGGTAAGTATAAGTCGATCGACGTCACCGCCAAGGATGTCCCGGTCGAATCGCTGGGTTCGGTGGATGTCGCGGTCAACTTGCGTGGCCTGCGGTTGACGTTGAGCGACGCGATCGCCGGCCGGATGCAAGACGCGACGGCTGACGACTTGCACGCGCGCGTCACGATGAGCGATGACGCGATCGGCAAGGCGCTCGGCATGAAGGTCAAAATCGGCAAGCTCGACTCGTCGACGGCGCGACTGTCGATCAGTACCACGCAGGCCGGCATCACCATCCCGATGGAGGCCGACGTAAAAGTCGCGGTCGACGGCAACAACGTCGCGCTGAAACTCACCCAGCTCAAGGCATTGAAGGTGCCGATACCGGACTTCATCAGTTCGAGGATCGGCAACGTCCTCAGCAGCAAACTCGTGCTGCCCAAGCTGACCGGCGGGCTGAAGGTCACCGATGTGGTGGTGGGCAACGGCAGCATCACCGCGGTCGCTGAAGGTCACGACGTACCTCTCGGCGGTTAG
- a CDS encoding M18 family aminopeptidase: MSDAPNRTIPDQARVHTTDLGEYVAASPSSYHAAAEGARRLESAGFRRQAEQDAWDGQPGGHYLVRDGALVAWWIPKQSSKTTPYRVIGSHTDGTGFKLKPRPTTESAGWVQVGLEVYGGPLLNSWLDRDLGLAGRLVDRDGGVTLVRTGPVMRIPQLAIHLDRSVNDNGVKLDKQRHTQPIWAVGSSADHDVLGYLAETAGVAADQIDGYDVAAFDTAAPAYFGATEEFFASTRLDNLSSVHASLTALTDAAADGRLDGDSISVMAAFDHEEIGSETRSGACGPLLQDVLARISAALDASVDDFGRALAGSLCLSADAGHAVHPNYAERHDPANRPIVNAGPLLKINANQRYATDAVGAGIWHRACRDAGVPTQEFVSNNTVPCGSTIGPLTATRLGIITVDVGVPLLSMHSAREMCGTADPYYLSRAVGSFLAGA; the protein is encoded by the coding sequence ATGTCGGACGCCCCAAACCGAACGATCCCTGACCAGGCACGAGTGCACACGACCGACCTTGGCGAGTACGTCGCTGCGAGCCCGTCGTCTTACCACGCGGCGGCCGAAGGCGCGCGACGGCTGGAGTCGGCGGGCTTCCGCAGACAAGCCGAGCAGGACGCGTGGGACGGCCAACCCGGCGGGCACTACCTGGTGAGGGATGGTGCGCTTGTTGCGTGGTGGATTCCCAAGCAGAGCAGCAAAACTACGCCGTACCGAGTTATCGGATCGCACACCGATGGGACGGGTTTCAAGCTTAAGCCGCGCCCGACAACCGAGTCCGCAGGATGGGTCCAGGTGGGCCTCGAGGTGTACGGCGGACCGCTGCTCAACAGCTGGCTCGACCGAGACTTGGGACTGGCCGGCCGACTGGTGGATCGGGACGGCGGCGTGACGCTGGTGCGGACCGGACCCGTTATGCGGATCCCGCAGCTGGCTATCCACTTGGATCGCAGCGTTAACGACAACGGCGTCAAGCTCGACAAACAACGCCATACACAACCGATCTGGGCTGTCGGCAGTAGTGCGGACCATGACGTTTTGGGGTATCTCGCCGAGACTGCCGGTGTCGCCGCGGACCAGATTGATGGATACGACGTGGCGGCATTCGATACCGCGGCTCCGGCGTACTTCGGCGCCACAGAAGAGTTTTTCGCCTCGACCCGCCTCGACAACCTCTCGTCGGTGCACGCCAGTCTGACGGCTCTTACCGACGCGGCCGCCGATGGGCGGCTCGACGGCGATTCGATCAGCGTGATGGCCGCGTTCGACCACGAGGAGATCGGCAGCGAGACCCGGTCCGGTGCTTGCGGACCGCTGTTGCAGGACGTGCTCGCACGGATCAGCGCCGCCCTCGATGCCTCGGTCGACGACTTCGGGCGCGCACTGGCCGGCAGCCTGTGTCTGTCCGCAGACGCCGGGCATGCGGTGCACCCCAACTACGCCGAGCGACATGACCCGGCTAACCGGCCGATCGTCAACGCCGGTCCGCTGCTGAAGATCAACGCAAACCAGCGTTACGCCACCGACGCGGTCGGCGCGGGGATATGGCACCGAGCGTGCCGCGATGCCGGTGTGCCGACTCAGGAGTTCGTCTCCAACAACACCGTTCCCTGCGGGTCGACGATCGGACCGCTGACCGCGACCCGGCTCGGGATCATAACCGTCGACGTCGGCGTACCGCTGCTGTCGATGCACTCTGCGCGGGAAATGTGCGGCACGGCGGACCCGTACTACTTGTCGCGCGCCGTGGGCTCGTTCCTCGCCGGCGCCTAA
- a CDS encoding FABP family protein yields MIDPSADAGVPATQDDDNAPGADTVDVRSGPEVHHDVLALLPLLGVWRGEGQGDYPTMDGFAYGQEIRFFHDGRPFLGMESKTWILDAEGKPSRLANREVGWWRPGKGDDFDVVLTDSTGIVEVYVGQARTTTSWELTSDLVARIPSAPDVTANHRLYGIVEGDLMYAVDMAAMGQPLQAHISARLKRVA; encoded by the coding sequence ATGATCGATCCCTCAGCCGACGCAGGTGTGCCGGCTACGCAGGACGATGACAACGCGCCCGGTGCCGACACGGTCGATGTCCGGTCAGGTCCCGAGGTCCATCACGACGTGCTCGCGCTGTTGCCGCTTCTCGGCGTGTGGCGCGGGGAGGGCCAGGGTGACTATCCGACGATGGACGGCTTCGCCTATGGCCAGGAGATCCGTTTCTTTCACGATGGGCGCCCGTTTCTGGGCATGGAGTCCAAGACCTGGATCCTTGATGCAGAAGGTAAACCATCACGGTTGGCTAACCGCGAGGTTGGCTGGTGGCGGCCCGGAAAAGGCGACGACTTCGACGTCGTACTCACGGACTCGACCGGCATCGTGGAGGTCTACGTCGGTCAAGCTCGTACGACGACCAGCTGGGAGCTGACCTCCGACTTGGTCGCGCGGATCCCGTCGGCCCCGGATGTGACGGCGAACCATCGTCTGTATGGAATTGTCGAAGGCGACTTGATGTACGCCGTCGACATGGCCGCGATGGGGCAGCCGCTGCAAGCGCACATCTCGGCGCGCCTCAAGAGGGTCGCCTGA
- a CDS encoding winged helix-turn-helix domain-containing protein: MELLLMTSATKPSSEVLPALGLLPHTVRVAAPDIALLLDTDPGDLILVDARADLVKARAFIRLLATTGVSAPIIAIVQEGGLIAVSADWGMNDFVLNTAGPAEIEARLRFAITNRLAVEDDEIQVVTRGDLTIEEESYSARIKGRSLDLTYKEFELLKYLAQHPGRVFSRGQLLQEVWGYDYFGGTRTVDVHVRRLRAKLGNEHESLIGTVRNVGYKFVTPHEPRGDARAEPTADPPASPAVAARPAEPASPAESTSPARAALADSNVADSNLADSNVADSNQADEPTTPAEANLEH; this comes from the coding sequence ATGGAACTGTTGCTCATGACGAGCGCAACAAAACCGTCTTCCGAGGTGCTACCCGCGCTCGGCCTGCTTCCGCACACCGTGCGCGTCGCCGCGCCCGACATCGCACTTCTGTTGGACACCGACCCCGGCGACCTCATCCTCGTTGACGCGCGCGCGGATCTTGTCAAGGCGCGGGCCTTCATCCGTCTGCTCGCCACGACCGGAGTCTCCGCGCCCATCATCGCGATCGTCCAGGAGGGCGGCTTGATCGCGGTCAGCGCCGACTGGGGGATGAACGACTTCGTCCTCAACACGGCCGGCCCCGCGGAAATCGAGGCACGGCTCCGGTTCGCGATCACCAACAGGCTCGCGGTCGAGGATGACGAGATCCAGGTCGTGACACGCGGCGACCTGACGATCGAAGAAGAGAGCTACTCCGCGCGCATCAAAGGCCGCTCGCTCGACTTGACCTACAAGGAGTTCGAGCTGCTGAAGTACCTGGCGCAACATCCCGGTCGCGTCTTTTCCCGCGGCCAGTTGTTGCAGGAAGTATGGGGCTATGACTACTTCGGCGGCACCCGCACGGTCGACGTACACGTACGCCGGCTGCGCGCGAAGCTAGGCAACGAGCACGAGTCACTGATCGGCACGGTCCGCAACGTCGGCTACAAGTTTGTGACGCCCCATGAGCCTCGCGGTGACGCGCGCGCCGAACCGACGGCCGACCCACCTGCCTCACCAGCCGTAGCTGCCCGACCGGCGGAGCCCGCTTCGCCGGCAGAGTCCACCTCACCAGCCCGTGCCGCACTGGCCGATTCCAACGTGGCCGATTCCAACTTGGCCGATTCCAACGTGGCCGATTCCAACCAGGCCGACGAACCGACCACGCCCGCGGAGGCCAATCTTGAGCACTGA